In the Anastrepha obliqua isolate idAnaObli1 chromosome 1, idAnaObli1_1.0, whole genome shotgun sequence genome, one interval contains:
- the LOC129251459 gene encoding hemicentin-2: protein MLLEYVMMLLVFGLTTTVERSHIEALAFQGTTRHPPHHHYTPPPSTVHHLPQQILESMSLAAQLPSSSSLSSSALSSSSSASTSLASYSQLELSNAIVESFEGVGSSSEPQFENTTEREVIAAVGTTARLHCRVRNLGDRAVSWIRKRDLHILTIGIMTYTNDQRFLARHIDNSDEWVLKVVSVQPRDAGIYECQVSTEPKISQAYKLMVVTSKAQILSNRELFIQSGSDINLTCIAPQAPGPYTHMMWYKDSELINDSTRGGIRVVSEQQMKMSNLVISRVLHRDSGNYTCSADNSNSDSVFVHIIKSEQHAAMQHELATRMQTPRLLLVLLTFFYLFECSTK, encoded by the exons CATTTCAGGGTACAACGAGACATCCGCCACATCATCATTACACGCCGCCACCGTCAACTGTTCACCACCTACCACAGCAAATTTTAGAATCAATGTCACTAGCAGCCCAGCTGCCATCCTCCTCATCGCTCTCGTCGTCAGcgttatcatcatcatcatcggcaTCCACATCGTTGGCATCATACTCACAGCTTGAACTCTCCAACGCTATTGTGGAGAGTTTCGAAGGTGTCGGAAGTAGCAGTGAACCGCAATTCGAGAATACCACCGAACGCGAAGTGATTGCAGCTGTCGGCACAACAGCTCGGTTGCATTGCCGTGTGCGGAATCTTGGCGATCGCGCCGTCTCGTGGATACGTAAACGCGATCTGCACATTCTCACCATCGGCATTATGACGTATACGAATGACCAGCGTTTTTTGGCGCGACACATTGACAACTCGGACGAGTGGGTGTTGAAGGTGGTGTCGGTGCAGCCGCGTGATGCTGGCATTTATGAGTGTCAGGTGTCGACAGAGCCGAAAATCAGTCAAGCGTACAAGCTGATGGTTGTGA CATCAAAAGCGCAAATCCTCTCGAATCGCGAACTCTTTATACAAAGTGGCAGCGACATTAATTTGACGTGCATCGCACCGCAAGCGCCCGGGCCCTACACGCATATGATGTGGTACAAGGACAGCGAATTAATTAACGATTCAACGCGCGGCGGCATACGCGTCGTATCGGAGCAGCAGATGAAGATGAGCAATTTGGTGATATCGCGCGTGCTGCACCGGGATTCGGGGAATTACACATGCTCGGCAGATAATTCAA ATTCCGACAGCGTATTTGTGCATATCATCAAGAGTGAGCAGCATGCGGCCATGCAACATGAACTTGCCACACGCATGCAGACGCCGCGCCTGCTGCTGGTACTACTGACGTTTTTCTAT TTATTCGAATGTTCAACCAAATGA